The region ccttcgctaggtaggtccggccatttgccactaccttgtgttgggaaccgtctctttgtgccctcgcctccgctaggtaggtccagccgttggctgctaccttgagtgggtatctgtctctcagtgttgtGTTTATGTGTCCCGGCCccacgtcctgctccctaggaggggtcctgactctgtgtagagccctggccccagatcctgttcccaaggaggggtcctggttctgtgttccatgttcctgttctctcacaaccaaggctctgcattcctgttctctcacgaccaaggctctgcgttcctgttctcacacgaccaaggctctgcgttcctgttctcacatgaccaaggctctgcgttcctgttctctcacgaccaaggctctgcattcctgttctctcacgaccaaggctctgtgttcctgtctctctcaatcaagtcaaggcttcatgttctcatcctgtccatgtgcctcacccagccctgtgctggagttcactcgtcctgtccatgtgcctcacccagcccggttgccactcctcgtcctgtagccacgtcttgtcctaaTCTagatctggggtctgagccagaggtaagacccaggttccaggtccctgcccagtctctggcttggagtccttgtcgaggttccaagttcctagttcctcgacCAGATCCTGCTTTCCTAgccaaagtcctagcccaagtctgtgttcctctcccatccctaactctagtcccgtcctgttcctagtacttcagtgtctgtatcttgcatttgggtccgctcccagtgcCCCCGCTATGAcataaaacctgtgtggatgagtgtgtgcctacaaaggcttactgtacattcccaaaccaaaagtcctggatgaaccaagaggtatGTTGTctactgaaggctagatctgtggcattcaagtctggcaacctaggcctgtaccagaaaaccaggtatgatttgtggagggctatttcaagggtgaagaaagtttcaaatgaggttggaggtgacttcgaatgtacaacaactctggcagggtttgcaagacattacttcctacaaagcgaaacccaatagcatgaatggcagcaatgcttcactaccagatgaactcaacaccttctatgcccactttgaaagggagaatataactacagctgtgaagatccctgctgcacctgatgaccctgtggtctctgtctcagaggccaatgttaggctgtctttaaagagggtgaacccttgcaaggcggaatgtcctgatggagtacctggtaaggctctgaaaacctgtgccagccaactggcgggagtattcaaggacattttcaacctcttactgttatggacagaagttcccacttgcttcagaaaggcaacaaTAATAcctgtgcctaagaagaataatgtgagctgtcttaatgactatcaaccggtagcactcacatctacagtgacaaaatgctttgagaggctagtcATGACTAgagtgaactcctgcctcagcaaggacctggacccattgcaatttgcctatcgccacaataggtcaatggcagatgcaatctcaatggcttttcacacggctttagaccacctggacagcacAGACACCTGTGtcgggatgctgttcatcgactatagctcagcatttaataccttcattcccacaatcctgagtgagaagttacagaacctgggcctttgtacctccctctgcaattggatcttcataagcggaagaccacaatctgtgcggatcggtgataacatctcctcctcgctgacgatcaacactggtgcacctcaggggtgtgtgcttagcccactgctctactctctccataccaatgactgtgtggctaggcatagctcaaataccatctataaattttctgatgatacatcCATTGGTGGtcgaatctcagatggtgacgagagggcgtacaggagtgagatatgccaactagtggagtggtgccgcagtaacaacctggcactcaacatcagtaagacaaaagagcagattgtggacttcaggaagggtaagatgaaggaacacatactaatcctcatagtgggatcagaagtggagagagtaagcagtttcaagttcctgggtgtcaaggtctctgaggggacctaacctggtcccaacatatcgatgcagttataaaaaaggcaagacagcggctatacttcactaggagtttgaagagatttgctatgtcaacagtacactcaaaaacttctataaatgtaccagatgtaccatggagagcattttgacaggctgcatcactgtctgatatgggggggaggggtggctactgtacaggaccaaaagaagctgcagagggttgtaaatttagtcagcttcatcttgggtactagcctacaaagtacccaggacatcttcaaggagcggtgtctcggaaaggcagcgtccattattaaggacctccagcacccagggcatgccctatttttcactgctaccatcaggtaggagatacagaagcctgaaggcacacactcagtggttcaggaacagcttcttcccctgtgtcatccgattcctaaatgaacatttaacccatgaacactatctcactttttaataaatattatttgtttttttgcacgatgtttaatctattcaatatacgtatactgtaatgtatttattattttttctgttctatattacgtattgcattgagctgctgctgctaagttaataaatttcacgacacatgccggtgacaataaacctgactctgattcataATTCTGCACACTACGACATGATTCCTCCTATTTTCCTAcccttcaaggaataaagtcgtaacctattcaacctttccctgtctcaattcccaattcataattcaagaaaATGTTGTTTTAAAGGTCTGCAGCAGCAAGTTTGATTACAACAAGCAAACGGAGAAATGTGAGATCACAGTTTAGTTTACAACGCTACAGAGGAATGAGCTCCTGGTACAATCTGTATTTTATGGTGTGGGAGGTGATGCAAGCCAGAGGTTCTCACTTTGTGTATGAAACTTCACCCACACCATTTTAAGGACCTATCCTCCTGCACATTCTCCAACGCATTCCACCACAGGCCGTTGTTATAGAAAAGCATCTCTCCTACCAAATATAATGCACCCGAAGCCAGGAGTGAACCATTCTGAGAATGCGCTTAGAATCAGCCAGGTCACCTTTGTTCAAACCCACAATAGGCATTCTTAAATTAAATGTAGAAATATTTCCGATACGATTAAATGTTTCGTGGATTTCTGCCTTCTTTATAAAAGTAGCTCAGGAAAACGGTTTTTGTTTAAAGTTTTGAATTGTTTAACTGACCACAAGAAGAATCATGTAGGACACGGAGTAGGCGTGAATAATTATTATTAACAATACATAACTCAAACCAATGGCTAATGCCTGTTAAATTTGCTCCTATAATATGCACGGTAGTATGTGTTATCAAATATTATTGGTCGGCCGAGATAAATATTCAGGAGGCATGTTTAAAAGGAGGCGACAAAGAAGATTGCTCCCGACTTCAGCACGTTGCAGGTTCGGTGCGGGGTTCGTTGTTTTGGCGTGTAGTGCATGCTCTATCCTTTTCTGAACACGGATATAAGCGTAAATAAAATCAGGAAAACAGACAGAATAATTGCACTCGAGAGAGAAGAAAATACACGACCGCCTTTATTCTCGACGTGTAAAAAAATTGCATTGTGTGGTTTTCAACACAAGGCGTGATTTTTTTTCAGATCCCATGGTGCTTGACAATCAAACGGTGAACACATATCCTCTGTGAAGTACCCTACATTAACTTGCCCTAATGCTGAGACTGCGTTATAACGCTAGTTTATATAGAGTCGTATTTCCTTCCCCTTGCACTAGGGAGCTCTGGGGAGCAAAGGTGTATCATCTCTGGGACACAATTGACTTTTGGTCCTGCTTCATCTCGCAGGGTGCGCCGCATTGTCCGGGGTTCGTACATTAACAGGAGTCACAATAAGCTTTCAAACCAGGAGGACCTTAAAAACGTCTGAGTGCTACAGTATTTATCTCCGCGTTTTAAACATCGCCAGATAAATTCAAAATAGCGACAAGGACTTCGCTCAGCCTGCAGATGAAGGCCAGCAGATGATGTAAATGAGCTGCTTGCAAAAGGAGTATTTCGAGGAAATAATTTAAGACACTAAGGCAGTTAACGTGTTATAAGGTTAATGTGATTATGTTAACTAGAcaggcagagggatctggacaaAAGCTTCCACTTTGAGGGGGTTTGAAGCAGTCTATATTAACATAAGCATTGTGCGGTAGCGCTGCCACTTTCCGTCCCAGTGATTTCGAACTGAGCAGAAGCGTCTTTTGTGATCGGACTGCTGATCCGTCTCCCTCCCGAGCCTCACTTCCACAAATAGCCTTTTCTTCAAATCAGAATGAAAAGTCGAGTATTATGGAATTCTGTCCTGTGAGTGGCTGTTACCGTTTTTAAATGACGTGTTCCTCCCCTCCGCTTTCAGTTGTCGCGCAGCATTTTTATGAAAATATTTGTATTGAAAACTCTTGCCTTTAATTATATTACTAGACACCCTGAACGCTTGACTTCATGATTCTCTTTGATTACGCTATGTTGAGGATATTACATTTAAAAGTGTGCAAATTTTTGATTGTCTGAATATAATTATATACGGGATACCGGTGCAACCAGATTAACTGCTAAAGCATGGTTACTGCAATTTCATTAACATACAGTAAAACGTGGATATAAACCAGGTATGTATAACACTGATGTTGCAAGCTTTATTCTCTGGTAATTGGTGTAGatataaataaaacaaattagaCAGATTTCTTTCCCTCCCGTGGTTACTTAATCGTCATTGAATTAACCACTCCCGTAATCTCAGTGGAAATGAAAATGTAGAGATAACAAGAATGAGTAAACACTGGGCGGAAATGGGTGTGTTTACCTGCCCCGTTCATCTGTGCCCGATTATTATTATTTGATACCGAGTGTGATCGTAAACCCGACCCTCTTGGACACATGAATACGATGCTTCGTTTATATGCAAGAGACAAGAAAGAGAATTAATCCCGCCATGCCTCCCCGGCAACTGGAATGACAGCATGCGAATGATGTTAACAGTAATATTAGTATATATTGTAATTATAGAGCTGTGACTGTCACAGCCCTTTTCCTTGTTCAGGAATCCTACCGGCGAGATGCATTGGAATGGAAAAGGCACCGCAAATTCCCAGCCATCGCACACTATTTTAAATATATTCTCTATTGTGTGTGAGTGCGTTGGGGGAGGGAGATTGGATTTGCAATTAGCTAACTCGCGGAGCTGGTTCTGACGTAACTGCAATTGCATTGCCCGCTTGACTTTAAAATATAAGGCGACATTCTTTTCAATAATTGACAAaagttttcttttgcatttgaTTTGGTTGATGGTTTAATACTTCCATTTGTACAATCAATAATACGCAGCACCTCTCCACCCCTAAAAAAACGACTGCATCGTCGCCGAACGTAATAACAATTGCAACAAAGACACGTTTGAGCTTGAGATTTGGAGCTAGGGGCTACCTGCTTTAGCTGTGGACATGAGTTAGGCGGATACGGAATGTATCTTGGCGTTTCTCCTGGATTTCAATTGGCACCACTCAACTTTCTCACAAAAAACTACCTCCAGGACAATAAGTCAGTCATTAAAAATTCGCACAACATCCCGGTAAAACTATAACGCCCATTGTTCTTATCTGCAGCTATCGTATATGATAGTGGGCTGGATCATCAATATCAGAAACAGCAACAACATGCAGCGATAATTTGTCTGCACCCTGGTAGGTACGAGATGCCTATCAATCGACTATCAGGCAGATCAGAAATTTCACTGAGATTTATATTTTACTTTGACAGGGTGCTTGTGATATCATTAAATTCACAGCTATTTATTACACCCTCTGTGGCCGATAAGAGCGATTTGATGATTTCTCAGTGAGAATATCCTGACCACTCGTGTCAGTAAATCAAGATATTGGGAGAAAGGCTCGGTTATTGGAGCCTAAGTGACAAGAAAACCTTTCAGATTGTTTTTAAATATATTCCCAACAGCTGCTCTGAATGAAAATAAACGTCTCCATGTTGCAGGTCGCATTGTTTCATTGTTCGAGAGTAGTAAACGGGAGCAGccgctggggtgggggggaggtgggatTGAAGGAGGGTCCCATTCACTCGCGGTGCCTtggctccctccctccctctccggcACAGAAAAGGGCCAATGAGGCGGCGCGCCGCTTAACCTCTGCCCGCCGACCCCGCCGTGTGTGCCTGATGTCATGGGGCCGCACTGCTCGGCAGCGCTGCCGGGGCTGAGGCTGGAGGAAGACGCGGTGAGACGGTGCTGAAAGCGGGCAGGCGGGCGAGGGAGCCAGCCGGCCccgacagagagagaagggagggaggggaggggaggggaggggatccagtcagccagccagccagcctgcCTGCCGTGCGGAGCCGAGCATTGCTGCCGGCTGcccggggagggaggggtgggtgggtgggggctgCAGCTGAAATTTAACACAAAGAAACCCCGGCCACCTCCACAGACCGGCTGTGGGTGCCACCGCGCCGCGATCGCTGGCTGCCCCCTCCCCAGCTCCTCCTCCCGCTGGCCCCGTGTACCCACAACAcaaaggaagtggggggaggcGGCGGCCGCGGCGTCACACCGGGTCCCAGGAGCCGGTCACGGCTCGGCCTCGCTCCCGGCTGCCTCTCCTACGCTCCTTCGATCCCACTCCAGCTTTtgctctgtctctctccttccctccccaccccctcctcctccttcactacccccaccccctccctctctctctctctttctctccctataccctcccctcccttttgcttttgtcTGATTCCTTCCTGCTTCTCTCGGGCTCAGCCTctgttctctctccccccctctctctctctctctctctctctctccctctctctcccctttaaTAAAAGATGCCGAGCTCGCTTTTCGCCGACATGGAGCGGAACCCCGGCGGCAGCAACAACAACGGCGGCGGCGGCGGAGGCGAAACGCTGGATGACCAGAGAGCGCTGCAGATCGCCTTGGATCAGCTCTCGCTGCTGGGTCTGGACAACGACGATAGCTCTATTTACGACAACGAGCCGAGGAAAAAGAGCGTCAATATGACCGAGTGTGTACCCGTGCCGAGCTCGGAGCATGTAGCAGAGATCGTAGGGAGACAAGGTAACGAGGAACCTGGGGTCCGtgcccccaacccctcccttatGAGTAAAATATTGCATTTTGGCTTTGATGCTACTGATTGAATACATTGTCTCTCTCTATTACATGAAGTAGAGTTGCTTTGCATGGTCTTGATACAATCTATGTTTGTACTGTATCTACTTTATCTCCATCCTGTTACAATGTATCTCTACGCTGTGCATCTACTTTGCATCCTATAGAATATCGCCTTACATCATGCATCATAGGCTGACTGTTCTATGTACTATATCCTCATTAATTACAGTCTATACCGCACCTTCACCGTGCATCTATGATACACACAATTCCATGCTGCACTCTCTACGCCTTGCAAACTGTAAGGGTCCTTACTCTGTGTCTCGCATGCAGTCTTTTGCATTTGGGAGCATACctagagaaaaaaaaagacatactCTGCTCAGTTTAGACCTGTGAAAGAGTGAGGGAGTAATGTTTGCAGCGGAAATCTTGTACACTGTTTTCGGACTGTTGGCTCgaactctctcccccaccccctttcctTGAGTAATTGAGTAACTGATGACAAAGGAGAGTACAGATATGCGAGAAGAGCGCATTGTGCGGGTGAAAACGCGTCAGGCCAACCTGCTCGGAGTCTCGGTTTTATTTCCACCTGCTTTTTTTTGTGTGCATTGGTGACTAAAGGATAAGATTTGTtttgtgtgtctctgtctctgcaTTGTTTCTAAAGGTTGCAAAATCAAAGCTTTGCGGGCGAAGACCAACACCTACATCAAGACCCCAGTGCGAGGGGAGGAGCCAGTGTTCGTGGTGACCGGCCGCAAGGAGGATGTGGCCATGGCCAGGCGAGAGATCATCTCAGCGGCCGAGCACTTCTCCATGATCCGAGCGTCTCGCAACAAGAACACGGCGCTCAACGGCGCGGCGCCGGGGCCGCCCAACCTCCCAGGTCAGACCACCATCCAAGTGCGGGTGCCGTACCGAGTGGTCGGGCTAGTGGTTGGGCCGAAGGGGGCGACCATCAAACGCATCCAGCAGCAGACCCACACCTACATCGTCACTCCAAGCCGAGATAAGGAGCCCGTTTTCGAAGTGACCGGTATGCCCGAAAATGTGGACCGGGCCCGGGAGGAGATCGAGGCTCACATTGCCATGAGGACTGGCGGTCTGATCGAACTGACCGACGACAACGATTTCCACGCTAACGGCACCGACGTGGGCTTTGAACTGAACGGAGCGGGCAGCCTGTGGAGCAAGCCGACTCCGGGCCGCAAACCCTTCTGCAGCTACCGCAATGACAGCTCCAGTTCGCTGGGCAGTGCCTCCACCGACTCCTACTTCGGGACGGCCGGCCGCCTAGCCGACTACAGTCCGCCCGCCGCCCACTTCTCCGTCAACGGTGGCCACGCCAACGGTTTCGCTTACAGCGACTCGCTCCCCCCCGCCGAAGCCGAGCGCGACTTGGGCTTCGAGTCGCCCAGCTTCGACCCGGCGCCCGCTCCCCCCGCCTCCGCCATCCTGTGGTCCCAGTATGAGCGGCCGTCCGCCGCCGCCGCCACTAACGGGGTCTACCCACCCGCCGCCGCCGCCTCCAACAACGGGGCATCGTCCAGCCAGCAGCAGCAGCAACGGAGAGCTAACGGAGGAGGCCCTCCCcggctctcccctccccctcctccgcCGCCGCCACCCCCACCTCCTCCGCTGCAAGCTAACGGCGGCCCCGACCACCACCCGCTGGCCCGTCGGGTGCGCAGCGACCCGCTCAGCGGAGTCGCTTCTCCCATCGGTCTGGTACCCTTCCCGGCGGGCGGAGGACCCGGCGCTGGCGGGATGCTGCCCGGCGCCCACCTCGCTGGCGGGGTCCTCGCCGAAGCTGGCGGATCTTGCTCCTCTTCCTCATCC is a window of Mobula birostris isolate sMobBir1 chromosome 14, sMobBir1.hap1, whole genome shotgun sequence DNA encoding:
- the mex3b gene encoding RNA-binding protein MEX3B; this encodes MPSSLFADMERNPGGSNNNGGGGGGETLDDQRALQIALDQLSLLGLDNDDSSIYDNEPRKKSVNMTECVPVPSSEHVAEIVGRQGCKIKALRAKTNTYIKTPVRGEEPVFVVTGRKEDVAMARREIISAAEHFSMIRASRNKNTALNGAAPGPPNLPGQTTIQVRVPYRVVGLVVGPKGATIKRIQQQTHTYIVTPSRDKEPVFEVTGMPENVDRAREEIEAHIAMRTGGLIELTDDNDFHANGTDVGFELNGAGSLWSKPTPGRKPFCSYRNDSSSSLGSASTDSYFGTAGRLADYSPPAAHFSVNGGHANGFAYSDSLPPAEAERDLGFESPSFDPAPAPPASAILWSQYERPSAAAATNGVYPPAAAASNNGASSSQQQQQRRANGGGPPRLSPPPPPPPPPPPPPLQANGGPDHHPLARRVRSDPLSGVASPIGLVPFPAGGGPGAGGMLPGAHLAGGVLAEAGGSCSSSSSSSSSSSSSSMRRKGSRDCLMCLESEVIAALVPCGHNLFCMDCANRICENNQPECPVCRKAVTQAIRIFS